GCCGGCAGGCTGCGCCGCGTGGCTGGCAGCGTCCTCAAGGCCTGTGGGCTCCTCGGCAGCCTGTACTTCTTCATCTGCTCTCTGGACGTCCTCAGCTCCGCCTTCCAGCTGCTGGGCAGTGAGTGACGGGACCGGTGCCCAGGGCGGGGCGGGCAGCCAGCCCTCCGCAGCTTCAGCGCACCTCTCTTGCCGGTGTAGGCAAAGTGGCCGGAGACATCTTCAAGGACAACGTGGTGCTGTCCAACCCCGTGGCTGGACTGGTCATTGGCGTACTGGTCACAGCCCTGGTGCAGAGTTCCAGCACGTCCTCCTCCATCGTGGTCAGCATGGTGGCTGCTAAGCGTGCGTGCACACTCCCTCCCCGGGTGGTGGCGGGGGCAGGGTGGGCCGCAGGCTGACTCAGCCCCCCCACCGGCAGTGCTGACTGTCCGGGCGTCTGTGCCCATCATCATGGGTGTCAACGTAGGCACATCCATCACGAGCACCCTGGTCTCAATGGCGCAGTCAGGGGACCGGGATGAATTTCAGAGGTGAGTTGCGGGTggaagggctgggctggggctgcagtggcagccccagcccaggccccccGACCTGACCCCGCCTACTCTCTGCGGCCACAGGGCTTTCAGCGGCTCCGCGGTGCACGGGATCTTCAACTGGCTCACGGTGCTGGTCCTGCTGCCCCTGGAGAGTGCCACGGCCCTGCTGGAGAGGCTGAGCGAGCTGGCCCTGGGTGCCGCCAGCCTGCCGCTCGGGGCGCAGGCGCCCGACATCCTCAAGGTGCTGACGAAACCGCTCACACACCTCATCGTGCAGGTGAGGACAGCCGCCGCCCCCGCCCAGAGAGCCCCAGCAGGCCGggtaggaggaggcagaggtCCGCCCTGCCCTGATGGAGGGTCAGCGGAGGGTCTGGGCCCTGTCCTGGGacaggggaggagagggcagcagtgggcagggctgggctggaccCTGTGGGCGCCGGAGCCCCAGGTGAGTCCTGAGGGAGGGTGCAGCACACCGTCACGACCCCTCTGGCTCCCCAGTTGGATTCCGACATGATCATGAGCAGTGCCACAGGCAACGCCACCAACAGCAGTCTCATTAAGCACTGGTGCGGCACCACGGGGCAGCTGGTGAGGCACCCAACCCCAGGCCCTCACTGACCCCCAACCTCCCACCTGCTGAGTCATCCCGCCCCACCCACCCTCCCCTTGAGCCCTCTGACCTCTGTCTGCCTGCTGAGCCTGTCCTGAGtcctccctgccctctccagACCCAGGGGAACGGCAGCGACTGTGGAGCCTTCGGCCCCTACACAGAGAGGAACAGCACAGCCCCGGCGGACAGGCTGCCCTGTGAGGCCCAGCCCACCCCAAGCCCTCCACACCCCCCCACTCCCCCTCACTTGCCCCTACATGGAGAATAACAGCACAGCCCCAGCGGATAGGCTGCCCTGTGAggtccacccaccccggcctgcCCCCCAGGCTCCCCctcacctgcccctgccctgcccccaggccGCCACCTGTTTGCGGGCACGGAGCTCACGGACCTGGCTGTGGGCTGCATCCTGCTGGCCGGCTCCCTGCTGGTGCTCTGCGGCTGCCTGGTCCTCATAGTCAAGCTGCTCAACTCTGTGCTGCGCGGCCGCGTGGCCCAGGTCGTGAGGACGGTCATCAATGCGGGTGAGGGCATGGGAGGAGGTGAGGTGGCCAGAGCTGACCCGGCATCTCCCACAGACTTCCCCTTCCCACCAGGCTGACTCGGGAGCTACCTGGCCCCTCTTGTGGGCGCTGGCCAGGGCTAACCCGGCATCCCCCACAGATTTCCCCTTCCCGCTGGGCTGGCTGGGCGGCTACCTGGCCCTCCTCGCGGGCGCTGGCCTGACCTTCGCACTGCAGAGTAGCAGCGTCTTCACAGCAGCCATCGTACCCCTCATGGGTGAGCAGGCaggacagaggcctcaggaaCGGGGGCTCGGGCTGGGGCCCTGTGGTGACCCCCAGTTCCCCCAGGGGTCGGGGTGATCAGTCTGGACCGGGCGTACCCCCTCTTACTGGGCTCCAACATCGGCACCACTACCACGGCCCTGCTGGCTGCCCTGGCCAGCCCCGCAGACAGGATGCTCAGCGCCCTGCAGGTACCGTCCACCCTGCCCCACTGCCAGAACTGGCCAGCTTCCTCTCAGCCCCACGGAC
The nucleotide sequence above comes from Nomascus leucogenys isolate Asia chromosome 8, Asia_NLE_v1, whole genome shotgun sequence. Encoded proteins:
- the SLC34A3 gene encoding sodium-dependent phosphate transport protein 2C; this encodes MPSSLPGSQVPHPTLDVVDLVERTLRNEGTSSSAPVLEEGDTDPWTLPQLKDTSQSWKELRVAGRLRRVAGSVLKACGLLGSLYFFICSLDVLSSAFQLLGSKVAGDIFKDNVVLSNPVAGLVIGVLVTALVQSSSTSSSIVVSMVAAKLLTVRASVPIIMGVNVGTSITSTLVSMAQSGDRDEFQRAFSGSAVHGIFNWLTVLVLLPLESATALLERLSELALGAASLPLGAQAPDILKVLTKPLTHLIVQLDSDMIMSSATGNATNSSLIKHWCGTTGQLTQGNGSDCGAFGPYTERNSTAPADRLPCRHLFAGTELTDLAVGCILLAGSLLVLCGCLVLIVKLLNSVLRGRVAQVVRTVINADFPFPLGWLGGYLALLAGAGLTFALQSSSVFTAAIVPLMGVGVISLDRAYPLLLGSNIGTTTTALLAALASPADRMLSALQVALIHFFFNLAGILLWYLVPALRLPIPLARHFGVVTASYRWVAGVYLLLGFLLLPLAAFGLSLAGGTVLAAVGGPLVGLVLLVILVTVLQRRRPAWLPVRLRSWAWLPIWLHSLEPWDRLVTRCCPCNVCSPPKATTKEAHCYENPEILASQQL